One Streptomyces hundungensis DNA segment encodes these proteins:
- a CDS encoding DUF4129 domain-containing protein, protein MSGAGGFITARVLTGASGTPPVDIGRDRAREAAQRELSDPAYHQHDPSLLQRALDKFWDWIGSLFDSASGATPGGPLGLIVLAVFVIGLVAALWWRLGTPQRAISSGGTVFDDRPRSAAEHRAAAEAHANAFRWNAAVQERMRAIVRALEERALLDPRPGRTADEAAAEAGRPLPGHAVRLRAAARAFDDVTYGGRTADEATYIRLRDLDRDLDAAKPALSDAPQGATA, encoded by the coding sequence GTGTCAGGAGCGGGGGGGTTCATCACGGCACGAGTACTGACCGGCGCTTCCGGCACGCCTCCGGTGGACATCGGACGCGATCGGGCACGCGAGGCGGCCCAGCGCGAACTGTCCGACCCGGCGTACCACCAGCACGACCCGAGTCTCCTCCAGCGTGCCCTCGACAAGTTCTGGGACTGGATCGGATCGCTCTTCGACTCGGCGTCCGGGGCCACCCCGGGCGGTCCGCTCGGCCTGATCGTGCTCGCCGTCTTCGTCATCGGCCTGGTCGCCGCCCTGTGGTGGCGGCTCGGCACCCCGCAGCGGGCCATCTCCTCGGGCGGCACCGTCTTCGACGACCGCCCGCGCAGCGCCGCGGAGCACCGCGCCGCGGCCGAGGCACATGCCAACGCCTTCCGCTGGAACGCGGCCGTCCAGGAGCGGATGCGCGCCATCGTCCGCGCACTCGAAGAACGCGCCCTCCTCGATCCCCGCCCCGGCCGGACCGCCGACGAGGCCGCCGCCGAAGCGGGCCGCCCGCTGCCCGGCCATGCCGTCCGACTCCGCGCCGCAGCCCGGGCGTTCGACGACGTCACATACGGCGGCCGCACCGCCGACGAGGCGACATACATACGGCTGCGCGACCTCGACCGGGACCTCGACGCCGCGAAGCCCGCGCTGAGCGACGCACCCCAAGGGGCCACCGCATGA
- a CDS encoding glycerophosphoryl diester phosphodiesterase membrane domain-containing protein translates to MNDSPGWASPGSAPSDGDHSGTPATPEPSDDRARAASKWSQEQPPAAQWSSPGADPSSPQQGQGQGWGTPPQGPGWGQVPTQPPGGNWNQNYGRPPAAKPGVIPLRPLGVGEILDGAVSSARAHWRTVLGLTLVVAVVSQIAQILATRFILPTPTAFDPDATGSESVRQAFDAMLSGLVDLVPPLIIGQFATLFTTAVLTIVVSRSVLGRPVSLGDAWAEARPRLLSLLGLLALVFVMCGGIIAIGVLPGALLGGAGGAALAVLGGLATSVVALWLYIRFCLAAPALMLERQSIVQSLRRSAKLVNGSWWRILGVTLLTSVLVSIVSMIIMMPFTFGAAAADSNSLRSLLDGNTPDFSWPYLIISGVGAVIGSAITYPIVAGVSVLLYIDQRIRREALDMELARAAGIPGYETPGS, encoded by the coding sequence GTGAATGACTCCCCGGGCTGGGCCTCGCCCGGATCGGCCCCCTCCGACGGTGACCACTCCGGCACGCCCGCGACACCGGAGCCCTCGGACGACCGGGCCCGCGCCGCCTCCAAGTGGTCGCAGGAGCAGCCCCCGGCCGCCCAGTGGTCCTCGCCGGGCGCCGACCCGTCGTCCCCGCAGCAGGGCCAGGGCCAGGGCTGGGGCACACCGCCGCAGGGCCCGGGCTGGGGACAGGTGCCGACGCAGCCGCCGGGCGGCAACTGGAACCAGAACTACGGCCGTCCGCCCGCCGCCAAGCCGGGCGTCATCCCGCTGCGTCCCCTGGGCGTCGGCGAGATCCTCGACGGCGCGGTCTCCAGCGCCCGCGCCCACTGGCGGACGGTTCTCGGCCTCACCCTGGTCGTCGCCGTGGTCTCCCAGATCGCCCAGATCCTGGCCACCCGCTTCATCCTGCCGACGCCGACCGCGTTCGACCCGGACGCCACCGGCAGCGAATCCGTCCGCCAGGCCTTCGACGCCATGCTGTCCGGCCTGGTCGACCTCGTTCCGCCCCTGATCATCGGTCAGTTCGCCACGCTGTTCACGACGGCCGTGCTGACCATCGTGGTCAGCCGCTCCGTGCTCGGCCGGCCGGTGTCCCTGGGCGACGCCTGGGCCGAGGCCCGCCCCCGGCTGCTGAGCCTGCTCGGTCTGCTGGCCCTCGTGTTCGTCATGTGCGGCGGAATCATCGCCATCGGCGTGCTGCCCGGGGCGCTCCTCGGCGGGGCCGGCGGCGCCGCGCTGGCCGTGCTCGGCGGTCTGGCCACGTCCGTGGTCGCGCTGTGGCTCTACATCCGCTTCTGCCTCGCCGCCCCGGCCCTGATGCTGGAACGGCAGAGCATCGTCCAGTCCCTGCGCCGCTCCGCGAAGCTGGTCAACGGCTCCTGGTGGCGCATCCTGGGCGTCACCCTGCTGACGTCCGTCCTGGTCTCCATCGTCTCGATGATCATCATGATGCCGTTCACCTTCGGTGCGGCCGCGGCGGACAGCAACTCCCTTCGCAGCCTCCTCGACGGAAACACCCCCGATTTCAGCTGGCCCTACCTGATCATCTCCGGCGTGGGAGCCGTGATCGGGTCCGCGATCACCTACCCCATCGTGGCCGGCGTCAGCGTCCTGCTCTACATCGACCAGCGGATCCGCCGCGAGGCCCTCGACATGGAACTGGCGCGCGCCGCAGGCATTCCCGGCTACGAAACACCCGGGAGCTGA
- the mtnA gene encoding S-methyl-5-thioribose-1-phosphate isomerase, with amino-acid sequence MADQDVRTTMGPGPSGIPSLRWDEPPEGPVLVLLDQTRLPAEEVELVCTDVPGLVLAIQKLAVRGAPLLGIAGAYGVALAAARGYDVDEAAALLAGARPTAVNLGYGVRLAAGAYRAAAEKGAGPAEAGAAALGAAKALHRADAEASARMARHGLALLDELLPGGSHRVLTHCNTGRLVSGGEGTAFAVALAAHRAGRLRRLWVDETRPLLQGARLTAYEAAGSGMAYSLLSDNAAGSLFAAGEVDAVLIGADRIAADGSVANKVGSYPLAVLAKYHHVPFIVVAPVTTVDLETPDGASIEVEQRPGQEVTEFTAPQVPGSGWGSGSGHSVAPLGTQAYNPAFDVTPPELVTAIVTEEGVLSPVTGGGLRELCARSRQVTIS; translated from the coding sequence ATGGCTGATCAGGACGTGCGAACCACCATGGGGCCCGGCCCCTCGGGAATACCGTCGCTGCGCTGGGACGAGCCACCGGAGGGGCCCGTGCTGGTCCTGCTGGACCAGACCCGGCTGCCCGCAGAGGAAGTCGAGCTGGTCTGCACGGATGTGCCGGGGCTGGTGCTGGCCATCCAGAAGCTGGCGGTACGCGGCGCCCCGCTGCTCGGCATCGCCGGGGCCTACGGGGTGGCGCTGGCCGCGGCCCGCGGCTACGACGTGGATGAGGCGGCGGCGCTGCTCGCGGGGGCACGGCCCACCGCGGTCAACCTGGGGTACGGGGTGCGGCTGGCCGCCGGGGCGTACCGGGCCGCGGCGGAGAAGGGCGCGGGACCTGCCGAGGCCGGGGCCGCGGCGCTGGGAGCCGCCAAGGCACTGCACCGTGCGGACGCCGAGGCCAGCGCCCGGATGGCGCGGCATGGGCTCGCGCTCCTCGACGAGCTGCTGCCGGGCGGCAGCCACCGCGTCCTCACCCACTGCAACACCGGCCGACTGGTGTCCGGAGGCGAGGGCACCGCCTTCGCGGTCGCGCTGGCCGCGCACCGGGCCGGCCGGTTGCGTCGCCTGTGGGTCGACGAGACGCGGCCGCTGCTCCAGGGCGCGCGGCTGACGGCGTACGAGGCGGCGGGCAGCGGGATGGCGTACAGCCTGCTGAGCGACAATGCGGCCGGCTCCCTGTTCGCGGCGGGGGAGGTGGACGCCGTCCTCATCGGCGCCGACCGCATCGCCGCCGACGGCTCGGTGGCGAACAAGGTGGGAAGCTATCCGCTCGCCGTGCTCGCCAAGTACCACCACGTGCCGTTCATCGTGGTCGCGCCCGTCACCACCGTGGATCTGGAGACCCCGGACGGCGCTTCGATCGAGGTCGAACAGCGGCCCGGCCAAGAGGTGACAGAGTTCACTGCGCCGCAGGTTCCGGGCAGTGGCTGGGGGTCCGGTTCCGGACACTCCGTGGCCCCGCTGGGGACCCAGGCGTACAACCCCGCCTTCGATGTGACACCGCCGGAACTGGTCACGGCGATCGTCACGGAGGAGGGTGTGCTGTCCCCGGTGACAGGCGGCGGGCTGAGGGAGCTGTGTGCCAGGTCACGCCAGGTAACGATTAGCTAA
- the mtrA gene encoding two-component system response regulator MtrA: MMTFMKGRVLVVDDDTALAEMLGIVLRGEGFEPSFVADGDKALAAFRDAKPDLVLLDLMLPGRDGIEVCRLIRAESGVPIVMLTAKSDTVDVVVGLESGADDYIVKPFKPKELVARIRARLRRSEEPAPEQLAIGDLVIDVAGHSVKRDGQSIALTPLEFDLLVALARKPWQVFTREVLLEQVWGYRHAADTRLVNVHVQRLRSKVEKDPERPEIVVTVRGVGYKAGPS; the protein is encoded by the coding sequence ATGATGACGTTTATGAAGGGACGCGTCCTTGTCGTCGACGACGACACCGCACTGGCCGAGATGCTCGGCATTGTGTTGCGTGGAGAAGGTTTTGAGCCGTCGTTCGTAGCGGATGGCGACAAGGCACTGGCGGCATTCCGTGACGCCAAGCCCGACCTGGTGCTGCTCGATCTCATGCTGCCCGGACGGGACGGCATCGAGGTGTGCAGGCTGATCAGGGCCGAGTCGGGTGTGCCGATCGTCATGCTCACCGCCAAGAGCGACACCGTGGATGTGGTGGTCGGCCTGGAATCAGGGGCCGACGACTACATCGTGAAGCCGTTCAAGCCGAAGGAGCTGGTCGCCCGGATCCGGGCCCGGCTGCGCCGGTCCGAGGAGCCGGCACCGGAGCAGCTCGCCATCGGCGATCTGGTCATCGACGTGGCCGGTCACTCGGTGAAGCGGGACGGGCAGTCGATCGCACTGACCCCACTCGAGTTCGACCTGCTGGTCGCGCTCGCCCGAAAGCCGTGGCAGGTGTTCACTCGAGAAGTACTCCTCGAACAGGTCTGGGGCTACCGTCACGCGGCGGACACCCGCCTGGTCAATGTGCATGTCCAGCGGCTCCGCTCGAAGGTCGAGAAGGACCCCGAGCGGCCGGAGATCGTGGTGACCGTCCGCGGGGTCGGTTACAAGGCAGGACCGAGCTGA
- the mtrB gene encoding MtrAB system histidine kinase MtrB, whose protein sequence is MTQEAGRKTSWGGRLLQDGAPGGPVLRLVVRWLRRPLLPAARLWRRNIQLRVVAATLLMSLGVVVLLGFVVIGAVRNGLLETKEKAAESQSAGGFAVAKDKAGSPVSSGDDSASGGRGSGSSVSWRNDLVTQLASSGQGAFYVVALGSASSDSDSASSNRGPRASGYVDPRASVPQSLRDNVDAGVGAFKTYTSIKFTDGQEAEPGLVVGTRLKDVDGQSYQLYYLFPLVQEEKSLTLVKTTLATAGLFVVVLLGAIAWLVVRQVVTPVRMAAGVAERLSTGVLRERMKVTGEDDIARLGEAFNKMAQNLQVKINQLEELSRMQRRFVSDVSHELRTPLTTVRMAADVIHEARADFDPVTARSAELLAGQLDRFESLLADLLEISRFDAGAAALEAEPIDLREVVRRVIEGAEPLAERKGTRIRVAGDEQPVVAEADARRVERVLRNLVVNAVEHGEGRDVVVRLAAAGGAVAVAVRDYGVGLKPGEATRVFNRFWRADPARARTTGGTGLGLSIAVEDARLHGGWLQAWGEPGGGSQFRLTLPRTADEPLRGSPIPLEPEDSRAARERARTESASSQTQGNRLSTVPTPRLDRSALPVPPTAPVRPRTSGPGASPAGLPGGGGGRVVARLPDTEPGTRAGNGRGDGPGDGMASPERLAETTDQEGSARGR, encoded by the coding sequence ATGACCCAAGAAGCTGGGCGCAAGACGTCCTGGGGCGGCCGGTTGCTCCAGGACGGGGCGCCCGGCGGTCCGGTGCTGCGCCTCGTCGTGCGCTGGTTGCGGCGTCCGCTGCTGCCCGCCGCACGGTTGTGGCGGCGCAACATCCAGCTGAGGGTGGTCGCGGCCACCTTGCTGATGTCGCTGGGCGTGGTCGTGCTGCTCGGCTTCGTGGTCATCGGGGCGGTGCGCAACGGCCTGCTCGAAACGAAGGAGAAGGCGGCCGAGAGCCAGTCCGCGGGCGGGTTCGCGGTCGCCAAGGACAAGGCCGGCTCCCCGGTCTCCTCCGGCGACGACAGCGCCTCGGGCGGCCGGGGATCGGGTTCCTCGGTGAGCTGGCGCAACGACCTGGTGACCCAGCTCGCGAGCAGCGGCCAGGGCGCCTTCTACGTCGTGGCCCTGGGCTCGGCCTCCTCCGACTCGGACTCGGCCTCCAGTAACCGGGGGCCGCGCGCCTCCGGCTACGTCGACCCCCGCGCGAGCGTTCCCCAGAGCCTGCGGGACAACGTCGACGCGGGTGTCGGCGCGTTCAAGACGTACACCTCGATCAAGTTCACCGACGGCCAGGAAGCCGAGCCCGGGCTTGTCGTGGGCACCCGGCTCAAGGACGTCGACGGGCAGTCCTACCAGCTCTACTACCTCTTCCCGCTGGTCCAGGAGGAGAAGTCGCTCACCCTGGTCAAGACCACGCTGGCGACCGCGGGCCTGTTCGTCGTGGTGTTGCTCGGGGCGATCGCCTGGCTCGTGGTGCGGCAGGTGGTCACGCCGGTGCGGATGGCGGCCGGAGTCGCCGAACGGCTCTCCACGGGCGTGCTCAGAGAGCGCATGAAGGTCACCGGCGAGGACGACATCGCGCGGCTCGGCGAGGCCTTCAACAAGATGGCCCAGAACCTTCAGGTCAAGATCAACCAGCTGGAGGAGCTGTCGCGGATGCAGCGGCGGTTCGTCTCCGACGTCTCGCACGAGCTGCGCACCCCGCTGACGACCGTACGGATGGCGGCCGATGTCATCCATGAGGCGCGGGCCGACTTCGATCCGGTCACGGCCCGCTCGGCCGAGCTCCTCGCCGGTCAGCTCGACCGTTTCGAGTCGCTGCTCGCCGACCTCCTGGAGATCAGCCGGTTCGACGCGGGCGCGGCCGCCCTGGAGGCCGAGCCGATAGACCTGCGCGAGGTCGTGCGCCGCGTGATCGAGGGCGCCGAGCCGCTGGCCGAACGCAAGGGCACCCGGATACGGGTGGCCGGCGACGAACAGCCCGTGGTCGCCGAGGCCGACGCGCGCCGCGTCGAGCGGGTGCTGCGCAACCTGGTCGTCAACGCCGTCGAGCACGGCGAGGGCCGGGACGTGGTGGTTCGCCTGGCGGCGGCCGGCGGCGCCGTCGCCGTCGCGGTACGGGACTACGGCGTCGGGCTCAAGCCGGGCGAGGCGACCCGGGTGTTCAACCGCTTCTGGCGGGCCGACCCGGCGCGCGCCCGTACCACCGGCGGCACCGGGCTCGGCCTGTCGATCGCCGTCGAGGACGCGCGCCTGCACGGCGGCTGGCTCCAGGCCTGGGGCGAGCCGGGCGGTGGCTCCCAGTTCCGGCTGACGCTGCCGCGTACCGCCGACGAGCCGCTGCGCGGATCGCCGATACCGCTGGAGCCGGAGGACTCACGGGCCGCCCGGGAGCGGGCCAGGACCGAGTCGGCGTCCTCACAGACGCAGGGCAACCGGCTCTCCACCGTGCCGACGCCCCGCCTGGACCGTTCGGCGCTGCCCGTGCCGCCCACGGCCCCGGTGCGCCCGCGCACCTCGGGACCGGGGGCGAGCCCCGCCGGGCTGCCCGGAGGCGGCGGTGGCCGGGTGGTGGCGCGGCTCCCCGACACGGAGCCGGGCACACGGGCGGGAAACGGGCGCGGGGACGGGCCGGGGGACGGCATGGCGAGCCCGGAGCGGCTCGCCGAAACGACTGACCAGGAGGGATCGGCCCGTGGGCGCTGA
- a CDS encoding LpqB family beta-propeller domain-containing protein: MGADRGRARGKLLGSVVVLGSGSLLVSGCASMPSSGDVHSVSASQRADSQVQVYAVPPRPGAEPSEIVSGFLEAMTSDDPQFAMARQYLTPKAATDWRATEVTVLADGPDPQPTRSADRGADANGFTFTVSGKRVAVIDKHHAYLPTAPQEAYTQTIHLVRQSGGDGTGREWRIDALPEGLLLGQSDFQRIYRSVNKYYFAAGQDRLVADPVYVRQRTDPETQMNLIAQTVQSVLDGPTNWLKPVVASKFPSGTALKGDTKTLALDDRNALKVPLNDRASNADEAQCKRMAAQLLFTLRDLTTARVGQVELDRSNGSQLCVLSGDQAETYAPDRMSTSPGQYFVDAAGHVERMRPDAGGSGAASDGSDSSDGSDASVMTEPVQGPFGKGEQQVRTVAVSRDEKRAAGVSPDGRSLLVAPLASGSALVRTLVTSDDKNAKDGGLSAPSWDGRGDLWVADRDAAKPRLLRLVRGQGEPQTVDVAGLNGARVQQVRMSADGVRAALLVSDGSRTTLRIGRVERSGEGDKSVVSVVELRPGAPQMEDVTAVSWAGRSRLVVVGKETGGVSQQLRYVQTDGSTSAAGTLPSVNKVTDVAATDDDRMPLVAHSQEDGIVRLPPGANWRTAVKKGSAPAYPG; encoded by the coding sequence GTGGGCGCTGACCGGGGGAGGGCCCGCGGCAAGCTGCTGGGGTCGGTGGTCGTGCTGGGCAGCGGTTCGCTGCTGGTGTCGGGCTGCGCGTCCATGCCCAGCAGCGGCGATGTGCACTCGGTGTCGGCGTCCCAGCGGGCCGATTCGCAGGTGCAGGTGTACGCCGTCCCGCCGCGGCCCGGGGCCGAGCCGAGCGAGATCGTCTCGGGCTTCCTGGAGGCCATGACCAGCGACGACCCTCAGTTCGCGATGGCCCGTCAGTATCTGACGCCGAAGGCCGCGACCGACTGGCGGGCGACCGAGGTCACCGTGCTCGCCGACGGACCCGACCCGCAGCCCACCCGGTCCGCCGACCGGGGCGCGGACGCGAACGGCTTCACCTTCACGGTCTCCGGCAAGCGCGTCGCCGTCATCGACAAGCACCACGCCTATCTGCCGACCGCGCCGCAGGAGGCCTACACCCAGACCATTCACCTGGTGCGCCAGAGCGGTGGCGACGGAACGGGCCGGGAGTGGCGCATCGACGCGCTGCCGGAGGGGCTGCTGCTCGGCCAGTCCGACTTCCAGCGCATCTACCGCTCCGTGAACAAGTACTACTTCGCGGCGGGGCAGGACCGTCTCGTCGCCGACCCGGTGTACGTGCGCCAGCGCACGGACCCCGAGACGCAGATGAACCTGATCGCGCAGACGGTGCAGTCGGTCCTGGACGGCCCGACGAACTGGCTGAAACCCGTGGTCGCCTCGAAGTTTCCCTCGGGGACGGCGCTGAAGGGCGACACCAAGACGCTCGCCCTGGACGACCGCAACGCCCTGAAGGTGCCGCTGAACGACCGGGCCTCCAACGCCGACGAGGCGCAGTGCAAGCGCATGGCGGCCCAACTCCTGTTCACCTTGCGGGACTTGACGACGGCACGGGTCGGCCAGGTGGAGCTCGACCGCTCCAACGGCTCCCAGCTCTGTGTGCTCAGCGGCGACCAGGCAGAGACGTACGCGCCCGACCGGATGTCGACCAGTCCCGGCCAGTACTTCGTGGACGCGGCCGGGCACGTGGAGCGGATGCGGCCCGACGCGGGCGGCTCGGGCGCCGCCTCGGACGGCTCCGACAGTTCCGACGGCTCGGACGCCTCGGTGATGACGGAGCCGGTGCAGGGCCCGTTCGGCAAGGGCGAGCAGCAGGTGCGTACCGTCGCGGTCTCGCGGGACGAGAAGCGCGCGGCGGGGGTGTCGCCGGACGGCAGGTCGCTGTTGGTGGCCCCGCTCGCCTCCGGGAGCGCCCTGGTGCGCACCCTGGTGACCAGCGACGACAAGAACGCGAAGGACGGCGGCCTCTCGGCGCCGAGCTGGGACGGGCGCGGCGATCTGTGGGTGGCCGACCGCGACGCGGCCAAACCGCGCCTGCTGCGCCTGGTGCGGGGCCAGGGGGAGCCGCAGACGGTCGACGTGGCCGGGCTCAACGGCGCGCGCGTCCAGCAGGTGCGGATGTCGGCGGACGGCGTGCGCGCCGCGCTGCTCGTGTCCGACGGCAGCCGTACGACGCTGAGGATTGGCCGGGTCGAGCGCAGTGGTGAGGGCGACAAGAGCGTGGTCTCGGTCGTCGAACTACGGCCCGGGGCGCCGCAGATGGAGGATGTGACGGCCGTGTCCTGGGCCGGTCGCAGCCGGCTCGTGGTCGTCGGCAAGGAGACCGGCGGGGTATCCCAGCAGTTGCGCTATGTGCAGACGGACGGGTCGACGTCGGCCGCCGGCACGCTGCCGAGCGTCAACAAGGTCACCGATGTCGCGGCCACCGACGACGACCGGATGCCGCTGGTGGCGCACTCGCAGGAGGACGGCATCGTCCGGCTGCCGCCCGGCGCGAACTGGCGGACGGCCGTCAAGAAGGGCTCCGCGCCCGCCTATCCGGGCTGA
- a CDS encoding ComF family protein, producing the protein MRGWWREFSGLVLPTACGGCGRQHTALCEGCRAALTEAPARRVRPVPAPVGLPPVYAAAPYEDAVRAVLLGHKERGALALAGVLGQALAGAALAAAGSARGERGPLLLVPVPSSRRAVRARGHDATRRMALAAAAELRRTGTDARVAAVLRQRRAVADQAGLSARQRLANLSGALVVAGGGAGLLAGGQVVVVDDLMTTGASLVDAARAIRAAGVGGRHTDASGGGRSPSREIPGFPRAGAGLGRRGAGSVAWDGDVPRPVAAVVAATPESFAINRN; encoded by the coding sequence ATGCGGGGGTGGTGGCGGGAGTTCTCCGGCCTTGTGCTGCCGACCGCCTGCGGCGGCTGCGGCAGGCAGCACACGGCGCTGTGCGAGGGATGCCGGGCGGCGCTGACCGAGGCCCCCGCACGCCGGGTGCGTCCGGTGCCGGCGCCAGTCGGGCTGCCCCCGGTGTACGCGGCCGCGCCCTACGAGGACGCGGTGCGCGCGGTGCTGCTCGGCCACAAGGAGCGGGGCGCCCTCGCTCTCGCCGGGGTGCTCGGTCAGGCGCTGGCGGGTGCGGCGCTGGCCGCGGCCGGTTCCGCCCGTGGGGAGCGGGGGCCGCTGCTGCTGGTCCCGGTGCCGTCGTCGCGGCGTGCGGTGCGGGCCCGTGGACATGACGCGACCCGGCGCATGGCGCTGGCGGCCGCCGCCGAGCTGCGCCGGACGGGGACCGACGCCCGGGTGGCCGCGGTCCTGCGCCAGCGTCGCGCCGTCGCCGACCAGGCGGGCCTGAGCGCCCGCCAGCGGCTCGCGAATCTCTCCGGTGCTCTGGTGGTCGCGGGCGGCGGCGCGGGGCTGCTGGCGGGCGGTCAGGTGGTCGTGGTGGACGATCTGATGACCACGGGGGCATCTCTGGTGGATGCGGCGCGTGCGATCCGTGCGGCTGGGGTAGGCGGTCGTCACACGGACGCCTCCGGCGGTGGTCGGAGCCCGTCGCGGGAAATTCCGGGATTTCCCCGGGCGGGCGCCGGGCTCGGTCGCCGGGGAGCCGGATCGGTGGCGTGGGACGGCGACGTTCCGCGCCCGGTGGCCGCCGTCGTCGCGGCCACTCCGGAATCGTTCGCGATAAACCGGAACTGA
- the hpf gene encoding ribosome hibernation-promoting factor, HPF/YfiA family: MDIVVKGRKTEVPERFRKHVAEKLKLEKIQKLDGKVISLDVEVSKEHNPRQADRSDRVEITLHSRGPVIRAEAAAADPYAALDLATGKLEARLRKQHDKRYTRRGNGRLSAAEVVDVVPGVAELNGNGKPVDASDEDRVPTTRIGSLEVQGEGPLVVREKTHTAAPMTLDQALYEMELVGHDFYLFVDSETKHPSVVYRRHAYDYGVIRLESDPLSGEDASGAGGALGG; encoded by the coding sequence GTGGACATCGTCGTCAAGGGCCGCAAGACCGAGGTGCCCGAGCGGTTCCGCAAGCACGTGGCCGAGAAGCTGAAGCTGGAGAAGATCCAGAAGCTCGACGGCAAGGTAATCAGCCTCGACGTCGAGGTGTCCAAGGAACACAACCCGCGGCAGGCGGACCGCTCGGACCGGGTGGAGATCACCCTCCACTCGCGAGGCCCGGTGATCCGTGCGGAGGCGGCGGCGGCGGACCCGTACGCGGCGCTCGACCTGGCGACGGGCAAGCTGGAGGCCCGGCTGCGCAAGCAGCACGACAAGCGCTACACGCGCCGCGGCAACGGCCGTCTCTCCGCCGCCGAGGTCGTCGATGTCGTGCCGGGTGTCGCGGAGTTGAACGGAAACGGCAAGCCTGTGGACGCTTCGGACGAAGACCGCGTGCCCACCACCAGGATCGGCTCGCTCGAAGTACAGGGCGAAGGACCGCTGGTGGTGCGCGAGAAGACACACACAGCAGCCCCGATGACGCTCGACCAGGCGCTGTACGAGATGGAACTGGTCGGGCACGACTTCTATCTGTTCGTCGACTCGGAAACCAAGCACCCCAGCGTCGTCTACCGGCGACACGCCTACGACTACGGCGTCATCCGCCTGGAGAGCGACCCCCTCTCCGGTGAGGACGCGAGCGGCGCGGGCGGTGCGCTGGGCGGCTGA
- a CDS encoding response regulator, whose product MADSFGPVHDGSYADSPNGGDRDCGMDLGDPRKEPIRVLVVDDHALFRRGLEIVLAAEEDIQVVGEAGDGAEAVDKAADLLPDIVLMDVRMPRRGGIEACTSIKEVAPSAKIIMLTISDEEADLYDAIKAGATGYLLKEISTDEVSTAIRAVADGQSQISPSMASKLLTEFKSMIQRTDERRLVPAPRLTDRELEVLKLVATGMNNRDIAKQLFISENTVKNHVRNILEKLQLHSRMEAVVYAMREKILEIR is encoded by the coding sequence ATGGCGGACAGCTTCGGGCCGGTGCACGACGGTTCCTATGCCGACAGCCCGAACGGCGGTGACCGCGACTGCGGCATGGATCTCGGCGACCCGCGCAAGGAGCCGATCCGGGTCCTGGTGGTCGACGACCACGCGCTCTTCCGCCGGGGCCTTGAGATCGTGCTGGCCGCCGAGGAGGACATCCAGGTCGTCGGCGAGGCCGGGGACGGCGCGGAAGCGGTGGACAAGGCGGCCGACCTGCTGCCGGACATCGTGCTGATGGACGTACGGATGCCTCGCCGTGGCGGCATCGAGGCCTGCACCTCCATCAAGGAGGTGGCCCCCAGCGCGAAGATCATCATGCTGACGATCAGTGACGAGGAGGCCGACCTCTACGACGCGATCAAGGCGGGCGCGACCGGCTATCTCCTCAAGGAGATCTCCACCGACGAGGTCTCGACCGCGATCCGGGCGGTGGCCGACGGCCAGTCGCAGATCAGCCCCTCGATGGCCTCCAAGCTGCTCACCGAGTTCAAGTCGATGATCCAGCGCACCGACGAGCGCCGCCTGGTGCCGGCGCCCCGGCTCACCGACCGTGAGTTGGAGGTGCTCAAACTGGTCGCCACGGGGATGAACAACCGTGACATCGCCAAGCAGTTGTTCATCTCCGAGAACACCGTGAAGAACCATGTGCGCAACATCCTGGAGAAGCTTCAGCTGCACTCCCGGATGGAGGCGGTGGTCTACGCGATGCGCGAGAAGATCCTGGAGATCAGATAG